Proteins encoded within one genomic window of Synechococcus sp. PCC 7335:
- a CDS encoding GH116 family glycosyl hydrolase yields the protein MKPSDPSSKIPQCVWQWPIGKTWDTPYIVRYASNLDDGPEHGAPLGGFGAGCIGRSPHGTFNLWHLDGGEHVFDSFPGCQFSVFEQSADGETKAYAMSSDKPETELASWQWYPAGKTTENTGTYHALYPRSWYLYENIFKADLTCEQLSPIWANNYIESSYPTATFIWTAHNHTDQPLTLSIMLSWENMVGWFTNSETSPEIQQREDGSPFYDYVPLLRESKGNYNTLVCEEGVARGVVLDGNWTGSPAEGQGQLAIAAHHLEAEVSYHTRWHPDGDGSELWNDFSTTGRLSNLEDVDQSGGERIGGAIALRFTLAPGETKQIPFTLSWDLPVTEFAKGKRAYRRYTDFFDRSGRNAWVIASTALNNYAIWQQNIINWQQPILDRTDLPNWFKMALFNELYDLASGGTLWSAASKSDPVGQFGVLECIDYRWYESLDVRLYGGYALLLLWPELEKSILRAFARAIPTANAKERIIGYYYTVGEADHMAPRKLKGATPHDLGAPNENPWMATNYTSYQDCNQWKDLSSDFVLQVYRAFESTGSVDMDFLLDCWPAIVETLGYTKLFDTDGDGLIENSGAPDQTFDDWKLQGISAYCGGLWIAALSAAIKIGEILQESKRVEGTIVILLAQYRRWWQHGRTAYQKQLWNGEYYRLDTGSGSDVVMADQLCGQFCASTMGLPDVVDSEFVEPTLRAIYEACFVRFNQYTAQLGPQNQKFEGAQTGYFSASELGVKVGCANGVRPDGSPQNPDDTHQLEVWTGINFGLAAFLAHEGKLHEAMEITEAVVRQVYEHGLQFRTPEAITAVGTFRACHYLRPMAIWAVYQCGFVR from the coding sequence ATGAAGCCCAGTGATCCTAGCTCTAAGATTCCGCAGTGCGTCTGGCAGTGGCCAATTGGAAAGACCTGGGATACCCCCTATATTGTGCGCTATGCCAGTAATCTGGATGATGGGCCAGAGCATGGTGCGCCTTTAGGTGGGTTTGGAGCAGGCTGTATTGGTCGCTCTCCGCACGGTACATTCAATCTATGGCATCTAGACGGGGGCGAACATGTCTTTGACAGTTTCCCTGGCTGTCAGTTCAGTGTCTTTGAGCAAAGCGCGGACGGTGAAACAAAAGCCTATGCAATGAGTTCGGATAAGCCAGAGACTGAACTCGCTAGCTGGCAGTGGTATCCCGCTGGCAAAACAACAGAAAACACAGGCACCTATCATGCGCTGTATCCACGTAGCTGGTACCTGTATGAAAATATCTTCAAAGCAGATCTAACCTGTGAGCAGCTTTCTCCTATCTGGGCAAACAACTATATAGAAAGCAGCTATCCAACCGCTACTTTCATATGGACTGCTCACAATCATACTGACCAACCGTTGACACTTAGCATCATGCTGAGCTGGGAGAATATGGTGGGCTGGTTCACTAATAGTGAGACCTCTCCAGAGATTCAGCAAAGAGAGGATGGCAGTCCTTTTTACGACTACGTTCCGCTACTGAGAGAAAGTAAAGGAAATTACAACACCCTGGTTTGTGAGGAAGGTGTTGCTAGAGGTGTTGTTCTAGACGGGAACTGGACAGGTAGTCCGGCGGAAGGTCAAGGACAGTTGGCGATCGCAGCTCATCATCTCGAAGCGGAAGTCTCGTATCATACCCGATGGCATCCCGATGGAGACGGCAGTGAGCTATGGAATGACTTTTCAACAACCGGCCGCCTCAGCAATCTTGAAGATGTAGATCAAAGCGGCGGTGAACGGATTGGAGGGGCGATCGCCCTACGCTTCACACTTGCCCCTGGTGAGACGAAACAAATTCCTTTTACTCTTAGCTGGGACTTACCCGTCACTGAATTTGCTAAGGGAAAGCGAGCCTATCGGCGCTACACAGACTTTTTTGATCGGAGCGGTCGCAATGCTTGGGTGATCGCCTCTACTGCTCTAAATAACTACGCCATTTGGCAACAGAACATCATTAACTGGCAGCAGCCAATTCTAGATAGAACAGATTTGCCTAACTGGTTCAAGATGGCCCTGTTCAACGAGCTATATGATCTCGCGAGTGGCGGTACGCTATGGTCTGCTGCTAGCAAAAGCGACCCGGTTGGACAGTTCGGTGTGCTCGAATGCATTGACTACCGTTGGTATGAGAGCTTAGATGTGCGTCTCTATGGTGGCTATGCTCTCCTCCTGCTTTGGCCAGAACTGGAGAAATCCATCCTGCGAGCCTTTGCTAGAGCGATTCCTACTGCTAACGCGAAAGAACGGATCATTGGCTATTACTACACCGTTGGCGAAGCCGATCACATGGCCCCACGCAAGCTCAAAGGTGCCACTCCACACGATCTGGGGGCACCAAATGAGAATCCGTGGATGGCAACGAATTACACGAGCTATCAAGATTGTAATCAGTGGAAAGATCTTTCTAGCGACTTTGTTCTACAGGTATATAGGGCCTTTGAATCGACGGGCAGCGTGGATATGGACTTTCTCTTAGATTGTTGGCCTGCGATTGTAGAAACTCTAGGCTATACAAAGTTGTTCGATACCGATGGCGACGGTTTGATCGAAAATAGCGGCGCACCCGACCAGACCTTTGATGATTGGAAATTGCAGGGAATTAGCGCCTACTGTGGCGGCCTATGGATTGCGGCTCTAAGTGCAGCCATCAAGATAGGAGAGATTTTACAAGAGAGCAAGCGAGTAGAAGGAACGATTGTGATTTTACTTGCTCAATATCGACGCTGGTGGCAGCATGGCCGCACAGCTTATCAAAAGCAGCTTTGGAATGGCGAATATTATCGATTGGATACAGGCAGCGGTTCGGATGTCGTCATGGCCGATCAGCTCTGTGGGCAGTTTTGTGCCTCTACGATGGGCCTTCCAGATGTGGTGGATAGCGAATTTGTAGAACCGACCTTGAGAGCGATTTATGAGGCTTGTTTCGTTAGGTTTAATCAGTACACTGCGCAGTTGGGTCCTCAGAATCAGAAGTTTGAAGGTGCTCAGACTGGATATTTTAGCGCTTCAGAACTTGGCGTTAAAGTAGGTTGTGCGAATGGTGTACGACCGGACGGCTCACCGCAAAACCCTGACGATACTCATCAACTAGAGGTTTGGACAGGGATTAATTTTGGTTTAGCGGCATTCTTGGCTCATGAGGGCAAGCTGCACGAAGCAATGGAAATTACAGAGGCGGTGGTACGACAGGTGTATGAGCACGGATTGCAGTTTCGTACACCAGAGGCAATCACAGCGGTTGGCACGTTTCGCGCCTGTCACTATCTAAGGCCAATGGCAAT